Sequence from the Panicum virgatum strain AP13 chromosome 5N, P.virgatum_v5, whole genome shotgun sequence genome:
TTGAAATGGATTTTACACTATGGGATGAAAATATTCTCCATCCCGATCCCCGAAACGGTATTTCCGAAATGTGGAACGTGATATAGTTTAGTTCAGATAAAACTTAATAAAAAATTATGGGTATTTGTATTCTTGCCTGTTTTGaattatgattttatttttatttttttaactttgtcaTTTTCGTCCTTTATGATTCACAAATCAATATGATTTTGCGCCTAGTCAACGGTTGAAATAGAGGTAAATGCGTAAAAGTCAAAAGCAAAACCGTATGAACTTCTGAAAAGTAAAagacaaaatcacaaagttaacAAAATGATTGTAAATAAATCTCCATAAAACCAAATAGTTATTCTTTCTCAAACAGAAAGAGTACATTCTTTAATCTCTTTGTACAACTAGTTATCATTCTTTGTTCTTGATACGTATAGATCGGATATTTCCCTCACGCACAATGCTAAACATGTTTTCATAGGGATAGAGCCAGGCCAAACGATAAGCTTTTTCCTTTACCATAGTCCTCCACTACTTGCAGTCAACAATCTTAATTACTCTTTAAAAAAAGCAATCTTAATTACTAAAGTAGAGACCCCTACAAAAGTAAGAAATTACAACTAGATCCACATGAGAAAGCTCCATGTAGCTCCGAATCCTTCCGCCCCCGCCTCGGAGGCATGAAGTAGAGAGCGCAGAAAACAGAGAGAAGACTTACTACTTACCAACCGATGAGGAGGTCCCAACTCATGGATGAGCCGCAAGAGACAGTATGCCGAAACTCATGTATGACTTGGCTCCCTCCGTGCGCAGGCGGCCGGGCGCTCCCTCAGGCCCAGGCGCTGCCGCGCGGAGCGCCGGCAGGGAGCCGCCTCGGGAGTGCCAgccaaggttaacctaaccggtgggaaccggtccggtttgaccggttaccggtcaaaccggtccggtccggttccggttccggccggtgcccaaccggccaaaattcaaattttaaatttgaattcaaaaaatgaaaaattcccaaaaaattcctaaaaatacttcaaggtgtgatgaatctaatggtgtcaaattttctcaaaaattcattcatttagtatagtttgtgggaatttaaagttaaatcaaaaaagaaaaagaaaaaaaagggccggcccatgaaggcccaccgatcaaaccggtcaaaccggccggtaaaccggtaaaaccggccggtaaaccggttgcacgggagcgtttgaatttcaaaccggtcaaaccgaccggtaaaccggtaaaaccggccggtaaaccggtcaaaccggccggtaaaccggtcggaaccggttgcacgggaaaatttgaatttatttgaatttggatttgaattcaaccggtttccaccggttaccggcctaaccggtccggtaaaccggtaccggagggcggcggtaaccggtttccggttgggaaataaaaccctggtGCCAGCCACGTGGAGCGCAGGCTCAGCAGGGGATTGGCGCGCTCAGTTCGTGCGTACCGCACACCGGGCGGTGGGGCCGCACTCGCTTGCCGACTGCGCGCGTGGCAGCCGCGGGGCACGCCCCCGCCAAGGGCGGTAGGCCAGCCGCTGTCCAGAAAAATTTATCAGGGCGCCGTCGTTTGCTTCAAGGTAATTTCTTCTTTAAGCATTTATCTAATTCTTGATGCAAGAGTGGTAATTTTTGTAGACATAGAATAAGGATCTGCTTCAATTGTAATGTTGGGCTCTTTTGTTCATCTGTAGGATAGACGAAAAGAGTCAGTTCAATCTAGAAATCCGGATTGTTGCTCCCAAAAGCCGTGGTTGGGGGTACATCGTAGACAAAGTTGTGGATCCTGACTTCACCAACTTCAAAGATTTGGTTGATGAAGTTGTTGACAAGTGTCCTCCCTCTTATGAAGACATAGTAAAATTATTTTACTCATGCATGGATACAAAGGCCAACATCCCAATATGCTCTGATCAAGATTTGGTTGAAATGTTTGCAAAATATAAAGCTTCTAAGTGCTGCTATTTGTCTTTATGTTATCATAGCCCTGGTAGTGATCCTCCTGAGATTCCTGTATGGGATGGTAGTAGTACTGGCCATTCCGTGGAAGCCCCATTCACCCCTTCAATGTCATGTCCTAGTCTAGCAGAATCAAGCCTTGAAACACATACTCTTTGTGCTGAAACTACTGAACATATGGCTAACCCAAATCCATGCAATGAGTTTCAAAATGATGGAGAAGGGTTGTACATTGATCTTGGTCCCCACAATTCAGCACCTATCAATCCTCATATGCAACAAAAAAAGCCTGAAGCCTCCCAATCAGATGGATGCTATAATTCAGAGGGTGATGATGAATCTTTCTCTAACGAGGAAGATATAGTAGAGGACATAGATGAGGTTGTGGAAGATAGACTGCCTCCAGAGAAGCATGATGCAAACTATGATAAAAGTGACCCTCCTATGGTTGTAGGCACTTTGTATTCAAACATGGATGTTTTTAAGCTGGCTTTAGGTTCACATGCTACTAAATATGAGTTCCATTATAACATTAAAAAAAGTGATAAAACTCGGCACATGGTGTACTGCAGTGGCAAGAATGTGGGCTGTAGGTGGAGACTTCATGCCTTTGTTTTGAGCGATGGGGTCACAGTAAAGATAATCTTTATATTGTCCTTAATTTGTATAGatcattattttttctttttaattaacCATGATATTGTTTTTGTTGGCAGGTGAGGAGGAACCCATACCCTCATGAGGAGTGTCACAGCACTAGGAGGGCAGGTGCATGTGTAGGGGTGACAAAGTTTTGGGTGCACGACCAAGTGATTGATTGGCTAAAGAAAGATGGAAAATTGGGAGCCACAGAGCTGAAAAAGAAGCTGAAGGAAAGTCACAAAGTTGATGTGACCTACAGGAAAGTTTATCTAGGTAAACAACTTGCTATGGATACAATTTATGGCCTATGGGGCAAAAGTTTTGACAACCTTTACAGATTTAAGGCTCAGATAGAGGAAAGCAGTCCTGGATCTTTTGTTGTGATTGATCACCACACTATCAACAACAAAACAAGGTTTAATAGGTTCTTTTTTGCTATGAAACCCTGTGTTGATGGCTTCCTTAGAGGTTGTAGGCCATATCTTGCTGTAGATAATACATTTTTGAATGGAAAGTTCAAAGGCCAGTTGTGTGTAGCTTGTGCAGTTGATGGGCATAACTGGATGTACCCTGTAGCTGTTAGTGTGATTGACTCAGAAACAAATGAAAATTTGGTGTGGTTCATGGAGAGGTTGAAGGAAGCTATAGGCACCCCAGTTGGCCTAACATTCAGCACTGATTGTGGGCAGGCAGTGATGAATGGGGTTAGTGAGGTTTTTTCAGAAGCTAAACATAGAGAGTGTATGTACCATCTAGTCCAAAATTTCAAGAAGAGGTACAGTGGTGAGGTTTTTGATAAGCATTTGTGTCAGTCTGTATATTCTTGGAACCCATACATGTTTGAGAAACATTATCAAGCAATGGCTGAATACAAACCAGAGGCTATGAAATATCTTCAGGAAACTCACAAGAAATTGTGGACCAGGAGTCAGTTCTCCACCTTGTCAAAGGTGGATTATATTACCAATAACTTGGCTGAGGCATTCAATAAATGGGTAAGCAATAAGTTCAATTTGTCATGACTTTCTTTTGCATTGATATCTTTTTTATTCCAGTACCTAACCATTGATTCCTACATTTGCAGATAAAGGATCACAAGGGCAAGCACCTGGATGATCAGATGGATACCATTAGACAAAACATCTTGATTAAATGGAATAATAGGAAAAGGTGTGCCCAAAAGTTTGAAGGGAAGACTTTGCCTCATATAGTCCAGAAGTTGAGGGACGACAGCTATAACCTTGACATTGAAGTGATCACAAGCTCACTGATGGCATTGCTGAAATTTGTGCTAAGGACTGTTCTGCCACTGCATACATGTTTGTAGTCAATTTAATTGAGAGGACAtgctgaaagtgatctaggcccctaagtgggttttggtggttaatgacaaaacacatgtgcatttaatcgtgtaattgagcatgtgtgcaggtggtgaacatgtataggtgaatcaagtgacgttatacgaccctcaaaaaggaaatgaaaaagcggagctcaagtttactcaagaaattagtttttgaatttgaaatttgagtataggaatgccgtactatcaagagggacttggttcaagggtttcgatttagatcttgtgctcaagagaacctatacaaacgattgtgagccacaaaacaactcaaaaGAGCCATAAACCGAAGTTTCTTCCtgccttacccggatactccgggtatagggccggatactccggacctcattgcccggagtgtccgggtgctgtttccgGGCTGAAAAATcagggttgcccggagtctccaggcatatacccggagtctccgagtaccctttcgcccaatggctatttttgggctgaagactataaataccccctccataccccttcagccccCTCTCTTGCCACTTTTGACGAACAaaactcaaacctaagccaaaaagagctctctcactctcccttctccattcttgagtgattcccttgagggatttgagtgagaagcaagcaagagcaaggattagtgctagtgagcctcttttctatctcttgagcacttggttttggtcaagctcgcggattcaagtttgttactcttggagccttgtgctcctagacggctaggcgtgcttgtgatagctcaaccaagattgtgagctgcacaagaagtttgtaatcgccattcctcgccgaggaatccatagtaagtaaccttgggcttgagaggtgatctcgcccttggaagaggagcataggggttcttgagcaccttctcttgaatccttcctcaacggagacgtagcaccttcgggtgtgaacttcgggaaacaaatccttgtctcctttgtgttagtttacttggtttcattgtcattttcttgtgagacttcttttctagggtttgagctcgatctactcactcacgagtttctagtgaactttgtttgttggatatcaaccttaaggaacccctggtactcttTCTTtggctcgatctacttttcttacAGAGATTCTTGCAGTTTCGTTTCAGGTCAttcaaacccggagactccggatatagctccggatactccggaccaccaaacccggagtatccgggcatatacccggagtatccgggatagTCTGCGTCTGAcatttttgttaagtgttttaaattgcagattgcctattcaccccccctctaggcatcttaagatcctttcaattggtatcagagcttggctctCCATTCAAAGGGCTTAACCGTTCGGAGAGGTCAATATATcggatgatgaaaagaatcAAGAGATTCCGGTTAATGAAGGTGAAAAAGGTGATCCTAGTGACAAAAGAGACAAAGACAAGAATGTAGAGAcatccaacaacaacaagaagggAAAGAATAAGAATGGCGGAGTAGAAAGTGAAGAAGAGACATCCgatgatgagatgtcttatgaggagtggaaggcatggaggaaaaagaagaaggagcaaaggaagaagaagactaGCTCCCGTGTTATCATTGATTCTAGTGATGACTCCGACACCGATTACAAGAGAAGAGCCTCACGCTCTTCAAACAAGGGCAGCTCATCAAAATCAAAAGGCAAAGGTGATTATCGAAGAGTTGCTCATGATTACACATTTTCTCTACCTAGTGAGCACAATGCATCAATTCATATGGGCaagccacctttctttgatggtACCGGATATAATTAATGGAAGACTAAGATGTTCGGTTACATGAATGCAATCCACAAGGATCTTTGGAAAGTTGTGGAAGTTGGGTGTGAAATTCCAGATGAAGATGAAACTCCAACCCCGGTTCAAGCATATGTGCTACAACGGAATTTCCAAGCATTGAACATCCTACACACATCCGTGAGTCccgaagagtttgacaagatagaggATGCACCAAACCGCCAAAGATGCTTGGGACACTCTACTAGTGAACCATCAAGTATCAAGGAAAGTACGAgaatcaagaatcaaaactTTAGAAGATGAATTGAGCTTGTTCTCCATGAAAAAGGATGAAGGTGTGAAAGAAATGTACAACCGCATGAAGAAAatcacaaatcaaatcaaatctcttGGTGGTGACAAGTGGGGTGACCGTGAGATTGTGGACAAGCTTTTGACCGTGTATATGGCTAGTGATGTTACTCTACCTAGCTTGATTAGAGCCGAAAGGGGATTCAAACACTTCACCGCCGAGAATGTTCTTGGAAGAATTGAAGCTCACCATGATCAATTGAAGAGAGTCAAAATCAACCAAGATCTAGCCGAGCTTCAAGAACAAGCGGCCAAGAATAGTGGGTTGGCATTTCAAGCTaagtcaaaaggcaaagaaaaggcaaaccaaTCACACCCGCggaggggttataacagaataatatgcatggataaatcaaggataaggttacggtttaatttgcagaaaaacgacattttatgcagggttcattttacggaaaacctttttagaaatcagtttttgcagtaacacagagtccaggttttaaactgctaccggactccccgtccgtcgtagcacacggcacaactgccggacacaattccaaaacaactcacaccagcccaacccaatgaaacactagttatgtgaccacaccataactcgcccaataccgtgggcacggactattcgaatagattcttaactctgcagaggtgtgcaactttacccacaagtaggataccacaactcgaacaccgtcgtgtcggtgtagatcccaacatagccattacccaccatagctaagcctgactagccatcacgggatgtaccaaggggtcatcgaccgttcactttggtataaccgggcataagtcactcggggcttatcccttttccttagtcacccgttgctctcagctctcctgatggctaccacaccaactagtgggatttatgctacgccgttgcccattcaacggtcgagtggtttgcacgatagtggagttaggtgagatgacacaccaactcggtccttagacacgacaagatggatatctcccttctttgccctgccacacaggcataagcacaccaatcggcaattcacacagaaatgccgtccatcccgtccatactcatcctttgaaaatccacattttatccctccCCACACACACgcattttctttaaaaaaacaaGTTGTAATGAGTatgaggtcctaagcgttctagcagcgattaacgtccaaacagaatcagacattaatctaggtggtcaaggattggttataacaaatcaaggggtggctatccaaccgtgttttcatgcaagcaaaacatatgcaactttataaaacaggccattgggttgtgttcataaaaactaggacagaaacatgcatcaaaggatgggattgaacttgccgtcttcaaagccttcggggaagtcctgtccttcgggctcggggtcgcggaactggtcctcgtccCCCTTCTCACagaactgctcgttgacgggctctccttcgttcactccgcggtctacagcacacacaaccAAGCGtccaatcaaaacaaagattcatcgctgagctcgaatcgggaacacataaaatatagagaTAGAAGTGGCATTTTTGAGTGGTTTCTTAATGGTAAGGCCGAAACTAAGTTAAGAGATACTTGGTAAGGTTTCGGGTTGATTAGAGGTCgttaggttcatgaaataataggtttaGTGGAGGTTCGGGGGTCGGTCAGGGGCCTGGTTGTAATTACTCTTCGAGAaggcagggacctatttgtaatttctagaaatatttggaCTAAACTGGAAAGGTCTAGGGCATACTTGGAATTATGTTTCATGTGAAAGGGTTTTCTTGAAAATAAAACAAGGGACAGGgttctttttgaaaagaaaggatATAAGGACAAGGGTCCTTTAATAGaatgggaggagaggggggCCTAAATGCAAAATGGCcattcatccccttcctcccatcGCAAAACAGGGGGGGCgccggctcaccggcggcggccaatccgGCCGCTCCGGACTCCGGGGGTGGCCGTGGACCGGGGGAAAAGAGAGTGGGGGTACGGGGGACcgatccccggcctcacctcgAGCTAGGGTGGCGTGCAGCGGTGGGGcgacgggagcaggcggcggcgggcgggagtggctgcggcggcggcgctgcgggccgAGAGGGGAGGCTAGGGTCGGCGGTGGGGTGGCGTGGATGGCCGCGGAGCTCGGGGGGGTCCTTTTATAGCCAAGCgaaggcggtgcggcggcgtgaGTAGGTGTGGCCGGTGAGGTGGCCCGGCGAGTGGCGCGGGGTGGAGTAATGGCGTGCGGCCGTCCGCGTGCATCGTGACGTGGcgtgcggcgagggcggcgaggcTGTCGTCGAGCACGTGGGGCGGCGCTGTTCAGCATAGtgacggcgcgagcggcgaggcagggCACGGCGAGCAGCACTGCGGGCGCACGTGGGCGCGTGCGGGCTGAGCAGGGTCGGGGCGAGGTGCCAGCGGCGGGCGGTGATGGCGGGGCGCTGGTCAGGCGGCCGCGTCGTGGCACGCGGGGCAAGGGCGGTGCGGCGCGTgcgcgcgagcggcgctggggccagcggcgtgcgcggggccggggcagcgccagcggcggcttTGGTGCAGCGGGCACGCGCGGCCAGGCGACGCAGCGCTGGTGCGCGTGCGGCCGGGCAACGTGCGTGGCGTGGTGGAGATGGCCGGGgtgcggggcgcgcgcgcgtgtgccgCGGCGTGCGCCGCTCGGTGTGCCGCGgtgcggcgagcgcgtgcgggtGCGCGCGGGTGCGCACGCGTGGGCGTGCGTGGGGAGTGAGTGGAACgtgagcgggcgggcggcgtcgcggccaGGGAGGGCCGGGGCAGGCCGGAGAGGGAGCAAGGAGTGAGGGGAGGGAGCCGGCCTGGCGGGGCTCGGGCGAGCGGGAGCGAGGCagagggggaagaaaggaaggagggagggagagaaaggaaaaagagaaaatggaaaagaaaaagaagaaatgggaaaaagaaatagagggaaagaaaatgggagggagggaaaagaaaaagaagggaggggaggcggtgcgcgccagcggcgatcgcggccgcggtcggccacgcgcggcgtgcgggccgcggaaggtggggcacgcggtcggcgggaagagaggaaaaaggagagggaaaaaaaagagggggcgggattcgcggtggCCGGTTACGACGCGTTGCGTTTGATGGGAAAGGATGGGACGCGGATTGAAATCGGATGTTGGGTTGTTCGGGAGAGGTTCTGGGAATTAAGGTTCAGGgtttgagtcgagctcaacgacaaaaacaactttagcgcatgatttattttggtgagtttttgggatgttacaaacctaccccacttaaaatgaatctcgtcgtcgagattcggctgattcctaaacaggtggggaaactccttctttagagcgtcttcgcgttcgCAGGTGGCTTCTTCCACtccatgtctgctccactgaactctgcaaatccgtacttcggagtttctggttctcctagtgacagtgtctagaatcttgaccggaACTTCCTGatatcgtaggtctggctgtagatctatcatttctactggcacatgctctgcctcgggtaccctcaaacatcttctaagctgcgagacgtggaatactggatgtatatcggacatttcttctggtaggtccaaacggtatgctactgctccaactttcttcagaactcggtatggtccaatgtaccgaggggccaactttccttgtacctgaaatcttcgggttcctcgaatgggtgataccttgagatacacgaaatctcctgggttgaagcttatttctcgtcttttcttgtcggcgtaactcttctgtcgggactgggctgctttcagcttttctctaatctcggcaactctttcttctgcttcctttatgagtgcgggtccgacTAGAGCACGCTCTCCAACTTccgaccacatcagaggggttctgcatttccttccgtagagagcttcaaacggtgacatgcccaaacttgcttggtatccgttgttgtatgagaactcagcatagggtaaactctgttcccaatccttgccgtaggtgagaacacatgctctcaacatatcttccataatctgatttaccctttctgtctggccatctgtctgtgggtgataagcggagctaaagtctagcttggtgcccatggctttatgcaaacttttccaaaatcttgaggtgaactgggtccctctatctgaaacgattcggctgggcacaccatgcaatttcactatgttctctatatagagcttagctaacttctctccgccgtagttggtccgtacgggtatgaagtgagccgctttagtgagtcggtccactattacccatatggaatcatgtcccttctgggttctgggcagccctaccacaaaatccattcctacttcatcccatttccaaaccggaatgggtaggggttgcaacaatcctgccggcttctggtgttccgctttgattctctggcaagtatcgcaatgggcgacgaatcgtgcaatatctgctttcatcccattccaccaatatttctgttttaagtccatatacattttagtggatcctgggtgaagggagtaggccgagttgtgggcttcatccatgattgtTTGCTTGAAATcccctttctggggcacacaaattctatctttataccacaacgttcccctattatccactctaaagtctggtgccttattttctccggtctgcctccggatttccatcagtcccttgtccgctctctgggctttcctgattcgttcttctagagtggattgaacattcagcacttggctggagcctcgagggacaatgtgcacgtttaatcgcgccatttcctcttgtaaatggtcattcttgggcccataggatttccgactcaaggcatcagctactacatttgcctttcccgggtggtaatgaatttccaaattataatccttgactaattctagccatcttctctgcctcaggtttaagtccggttgggtgaagatatacttcagacttttatgatcggtaaagattttgcacttatttccaattaaataatgcctccaaatcttaagtgcgtgcactacggctgcaagttccaaatcatgagttgggtagttttgctcatgggtcctgagctgacgggaagcatatgcaacgactttcccaacttgcatcagcacacaacccaatccttgtcgggacgcatcacaatagatgacaaaatcccgatgaatatccggcagggttagcactggggctgtcgtcaatctttgCTTCAACTCCTGCAAgcttctttcacacgactccgtccaggtgaacttcttctctttcttgagcagctctgtcatgggccgggctatcttagaaaatccctcaatgaatctccgataatacccagctaatccgaggaaacttctgatctcactgacattagttggttgctgccaattggagactgcttcaaccttctcgggatccaccgctactccttccgcggtcaagatatgaccaaggaaagctactttctccagccagaactcacacttgctgaatttggcgtatagcctacgCATTCttagcttttccaaaactaccctcaggtgctgctcgtgctcctgaatactctttgagtaaataagtatgtcgtcaatgaagactacgacaaacttatccaactcgtccataaacactttgttcatgaggttcatgaaataggcaggtgcatttgtcagtccaaaagacattactgtgaactcaaactgtctgtatcgggtgacaaaggctgtcttcggaatgtcgctttccctaatcttgagctgaaaatatccggaccttaggtcaatcttggaaaagtacctggctccttttagttggtcaaaaaggtcatcgatcctgggaagagggtacttgttcttgatagtgacttcgttcagTGCTCGATAATCAacgcacaacctcatacttccatcctttttcttgacaaatagaaccggggctccccaaggtgacgaacttggcctgatgaagccaatccgttgtaactcctctaattgtttctttaactctgccaactcagaggctgccatcctatagggtcttt
This genomic interval carries:
- the LOC120672256 gene encoding uncharacterized protein LOC120672256 gives rise to the protein MDTIYGLWGKSFDNLYRFKAQIEESSPGSFVVIDHHTINNKTRFNRFFFAMKPCVDGFLRGCRPYLAVDNTFLNGKFKGQLCVACAVDGHNWMYPVAVSVIDSETNENLVWFMERLKEAIGTPVGLTFSTDCGQAVMNGVSEVFSEAKHRECMYHLVQNFKKRYSGEVFDKHLCQSVYSWNPYMFEKHYQAMAEYKPEAMKYLQETHKKLWTRSQFSTLSKVDYITNNLAEAFNKWIKDHKGKHLDDQMDTIRQNILIKWNNRKRCAQKFEGKTLPHIVQKLRDDSYNLDIEVITSSLMALLKFVLRTVLPLHTCL